Proteins from one Octopus bimaculoides isolate UCB-OBI-ISO-001 chromosome 19, ASM119413v2, whole genome shotgun sequence genomic window:
- the LOC106869967 gene encoding uncharacterized protein K02A2.6-like, with amino-acid sequence MNVLDKPVLSKTTKAARDVLGRKLLFRGEFNYNVTFQVRKIKAKAFELNNFNNLFGTNWIEKFDLCDLPINHYCKNVIGTGTSSNTDLDKLQKELKKVFPDVFSDELGACLKTKAKFEIKKNAIPIFKPKRNVPYTVLDQINLERLEKIGVIQKLAYSKWASSTVYVKKKNKIRLCADFFTGLNKCLKMFNYPLPTPEDIFAKLDSGKIFSKLDLSDAYLQIRVDHECSKYLTINTHKGLYKYNRLSFGLKVTLVIFQQIMDAKLANCEFTIAYLDDILIKSGSRC; translated from the coding sequence ATGAATGTTTTAGATAAACCAGTACTAAGTAAAACTACAAAAGCTGCAAGAGATGTTTTGGGAAGAAAATTATTGTTTAGAGGTGAATTCAATTACAATGTGACTTTCCAAGttagaaagataaaagcaaaggCTTTTGAgctaaataattttaataatctaTTTGGAACGAATTGGATAGAGAAATTCGATCTCTGTGATTTACCCATTAACCACTATTGCAAAAATGTAATAGGCACAGGCACAAGTTCTAACACAGACTTGGACAAATtgcaaaaagaattaaagaaagtatTCCCAGATGTATTTTCAGACGAACTAGGTGCATgtttgaaaacaaaagcaaaatttgagaTAAAAAAGAATGCAATACCAATTTTTAAACCAAAAAGAAATGTGCCATACACTGTGTTAGACCAGATAAACTTAGAGAGACTAGAAAAAATTGGAGTTATCCAAAAATTGGCATATTCTAAATGGGCATCATCAACTGTGtatgttaagaaaaagaataaaatcagaTTGTGTGCTGATTTTTTCACTGGGTTAAACAAATGTCTTAAAATGTTCAACTATCCGCTACCTACTCCAGAAGACATATTTGCGAAATTAGATAGtggcaagatattttctaaattggatcTCTCTGATGCATATCTACAAATTAGAGTAGATCATGAATGCTCTAAATACCTAACAATTAACACGCATAAAGGACTGTATAAATACAACAGGTTATCATTTGGCTTAAAAGTCACACTGGTGATCTTCCAACAAATTATGGATGCAAAGTTAGCAAACTGTGAATTCACAATTGCGTATCTCGATGACATATTGATTAAGAGTGGATCAAGATGTTAG